In Plantibacter sp. PA-3-X8, one DNA window encodes the following:
- the sdhC gene encoding succinate dehydrogenase, cytochrome b556 subunit encodes MTASLTRTSPLESTTSKRPAGTLYRGREGMWSWVLHRITGVAIFFFLLVHVLDTALVRVSPEAYNAVIGTYKNPIMGLGEVALVAAIAYHAYNGIRIILIDFWSKGTKYQRPMFWIVIGLWVVTMLGFTPRHLINVFSEMGH; translated from the coding sequence GTGACCGCGAGTCTCACGCGAACGTCACCGTTGGAATCCACGACATCCAAACGCCCGGCCGGCACCCTGTACCGGGGCCGTGAGGGCATGTGGTCGTGGGTGCTCCACCGGATCACCGGCGTCGCCATCTTCTTCTTCCTCCTCGTGCACGTCCTCGACACCGCGCTGGTGCGGGTCTCCCCCGAGGCGTACAACGCCGTCATCGGCACGTACAAGAACCCCATCATGGGGCTCGGCGAGGTCGCGCTCGTCGCCGCCATCGCCTACCACGCGTACAACGGCATCCGCATCATCCTCATCGACTTCTGGTCGAAGGGCACCAAGTACCAGCGGCCCATGTTCTGGATCGTCATCGGTCTCTGGGTCGTGACGATGCTCGGCTTCACGCCGCGCCACCTGATCAACGTGTTCAGCGAGATGGGCCACTGA
- a CDS encoding mannose-1-phosphate guanylyltransferase yields MTTPLERFYAVIPAGGIGSRLWPLSRADAPKFLHDLTGSGSTLLRATWDRLAPIAGDQRIMVVTGRAHRAAVEQQLPDLADANVVLESEPRDSTAAIGLAAAILVRREPDVIVGSFAADHVIRGDRLFRAAVAQAVTAAEERYIVTIGIQPTEPAIGFGYIKSARDLGIRGAEGVMLVDSFVEKPDLATAKRYVSSGEHLWNAGMFISRADVLLEEIGRQKPELLAGLLELAEVWDDAAARGPVVDRVWPALEKIAIDYSVAEPAAAAGRMAVVPAHFDWDDVGDFASLAKLNSGGRKSDLAILGENARVLSDASSGIVVSQTGRVISLIGVQDIVVVDTPDALLVTTSANAQRVKSVVDALKLSGRDDVL; encoded by the coding sequence ATGACCACGCCCCTCGAACGCTTCTACGCAGTGATCCCGGCCGGCGGCATCGGCAGTCGTCTCTGGCCGCTCTCGCGAGCCGACGCACCCAAGTTCCTGCACGACCTCACCGGCTCCGGCAGCACGCTGTTGCGCGCCACCTGGGACCGCCTCGCGCCGATCGCCGGCGACCAGCGCATCATGGTCGTCACCGGGCGTGCGCACCGCGCGGCCGTCGAACAGCAGCTGCCCGACCTCGCCGACGCCAACGTGGTCCTCGAGAGCGAGCCGCGCGACTCGACCGCCGCGATCGGGCTCGCCGCAGCGATCCTCGTCCGTCGCGAACCCGACGTCATCGTCGGCTCGTTCGCCGCCGACCACGTGATCCGCGGCGACCGCCTGTTCCGCGCCGCGGTCGCCCAGGCCGTCACGGCCGCCGAGGAGCGCTACATCGTCACGATCGGCATCCAGCCCACGGAGCCCGCCATCGGCTTCGGCTACATCAAGAGCGCCCGCGACCTCGGCATCCGCGGGGCCGAAGGGGTCATGCTGGTCGACTCCTTCGTCGAGAAGCCCGACCTCGCCACGGCCAAGCGGTACGTCTCGAGCGGCGAGCACCTCTGGAACGCCGGGATGTTCATCTCGCGGGCCGACGTCCTCCTCGAGGAGATCGGTCGGCAGAAGCCCGAACTCCTGGCGGGCCTCCTCGAACTCGCCGAGGTCTGGGACGACGCGGCGGCCCGTGGCCCGGTCGTCGACCGCGTCTGGCCGGCGCTCGAGAAGATCGCGATCGACTACTCCGTGGCTGAGCCCGCCGCGGCCGCCGGTCGCATGGCCGTCGTGCCGGCGCACTTCGACTGGGACGACGTGGGCGACTTCGCCTCGCTCGCCAAGCTCAACTCCGGGGGGCGCAAGTCCGACCTCGCCATCCTCGGCGAGAACGCGCGGGTGCTGTCGGACGCCTCCAGCGGCATCGTCGTCAGCCAGACCGGTCGGGTCATCAGCCTCATCGGCGTGCAGGACATCGTCGTCGTCGACACCCCGGACGCCCTGCTCGTCACCACGAGCGCCAACGCGCAGCGGGTGAAGAGCGTCGTGGACGCCCTCAAGTTGTCCGGTCGCGACGACGTCCTCTGA
- a CDS encoding succinate dehydrogenase hydrophobic membrane anchor subunit: MTTIAAPRTPARPARRKGVNWEKWGWIYMRVSGVILLVLIFGHLFVNLMVGDGIKAIDFAFVGGKLSNPFWQWWDVAMLWLALIHGGNGMRTIVNDYATGRTIRGVLKVAILAAVTILIILGTLVVFTFDPCPAGAPADLLASFCPAN; encoded by the coding sequence ATGACGACGATCGCCGCTCCCCGCACCCCCGCTCGTCCCGCGCGCCGCAAGGGCGTCAACTGGGAGAAGTGGGGCTGGATCTACATGCGCGTCTCCGGCGTGATCCTGCTGGTCCTCATCTTCGGCCACCTGTTCGTCAACCTCATGGTCGGCGACGGCATCAAGGCCATCGACTTCGCCTTCGTCGGCGGCAAGCTGTCGAACCCCTTCTGGCAGTGGTGGGACGTCGCCATGCTGTGGCTCGCACTGATCCACGGCGGAAACGGCATGCGCACCATCGTCAACGACTACGCCACGGGTCGCACGATCCGCGGTGTCCTCAAGGTCGCGATCCTCGCCGCCGTCACCATCCTCATCATCCTCGGGACCCTGGTCGTCTTCACCTTCGACCCGTGCCCCGCCGGCGCACCTGCAGACCTGCTCGCGTCGTTCTGCCCCGCCAACTGA
- the sdhA gene encoding succinate dehydrogenase flavoprotein subunit has protein sequence MTTETTESTVIDGIHYHQFDIVIVGAGGAGMRAAIEAGPGAKTAVISKLYPTRSHTGAAQGGMAAALANVEEDSWEWHTFDTIKGGDYLVDQDAAEILAKEAIDAVIDLENMGLPFNRTPEGKIDQRRFGGHTRDHGKAPVRRACYAADRTGHMILQTLFQNCVRLGINFFNEYYALDLIMTNVDGVDKPSGVVAYELSTGEIHVFQAKAVIFATGGFGKIYKTTSNAHTLTGDGVGIIWRKGLPLEDMEFFQFHPTGLAGLGILLTEGARGEGAILRNASGERFMERYAPTIKDLAPRDIVARCMVQEVAEGRGAGPNKDYVYLDCTHLGAEVLETKLPDITEFARTYLGVDPVTEPVPVMPTAHYAMGGIPTNVKAEVLSDNNTVVPGLYAAGECACVSVHGSNRLGTNSLLDINVFGKRAGNNAVEYVQGVDFTPLPENPAGFVSGLIEQMRNSNGTERISTIRKELQEEMDRNAQVFRTDESLAGVTATIHNLRERYQNIAVQDKGKRFNTDLLEAIELGFLLDLAEVVVYSARNRQESRGGHMRDDYPKRDDENYMKHTMAYLSGDPHSSDAADHIRLDWKPVVITRYQPMERKY, from the coding sequence GTGACTACAGAAACCACCGAGTCCACCGTCATCGACGGCATCCACTACCACCAGTTCGACATCGTGATCGTCGGTGCCGGCGGTGCCGGCATGCGCGCCGCGATCGAGGCCGGCCCCGGAGCGAAGACGGCCGTCATCTCCAAGCTCTACCCGACGCGGTCCCACACGGGAGCGGCGCAGGGCGGTATGGCCGCTGCGCTCGCGAACGTCGAGGAGGACAGCTGGGAATGGCACACCTTCGACACCATCAAGGGCGGCGACTACCTCGTCGACCAGGATGCGGCGGAGATCCTCGCGAAGGAGGCCATCGACGCGGTCATCGACCTCGAGAACATGGGTCTGCCGTTCAACCGCACCCCCGAGGGCAAGATCGACCAGCGTCGCTTCGGCGGCCACACCCGCGACCACGGTAAGGCGCCGGTCCGCCGTGCCTGCTACGCGGCCGACCGCACGGGCCACATGATCCTGCAGACGCTGTTCCAGAACTGCGTCCGCCTCGGCATCAACTTCTTCAACGAGTACTACGCGCTCGACCTGATCATGACGAACGTCGACGGTGTCGACAAGCCGTCCGGTGTGGTCGCGTACGAGCTCTCCACCGGCGAGATCCACGTCTTCCAGGCGAAGGCGGTCATCTTCGCCACCGGTGGCTTCGGCAAGATCTACAAGACGACCTCGAACGCCCACACCCTCACGGGCGACGGCGTCGGGATCATCTGGCGCAAGGGTCTCCCGCTCGAGGACATGGAGTTCTTCCAGTTCCACCCCACCGGCCTCGCCGGTCTCGGCATCCTCCTCACCGAGGGAGCGCGAGGTGAGGGTGCGATCCTCCGGAACGCGAGCGGTGAACGCTTCATGGAGCGGTACGCCCCGACCATCAAGGACCTCGCCCCGCGAGACATCGTCGCGCGCTGCATGGTCCAGGAGGTCGCGGAAGGCCGCGGTGCCGGGCCGAACAAGGACTACGTCTACCTCGACTGCACCCACCTCGGTGCCGAGGTCCTCGAGACCAAGCTGCCCGACATCACCGAGTTCGCGCGCACCTACCTCGGTGTCGACCCGGTGACGGAGCCCGTCCCTGTCATGCCGACCGCGCACTACGCCATGGGCGGCATCCCGACGAACGTCAAGGCCGAGGTCCTGAGCGACAACAACACCGTCGTCCCCGGCCTGTACGCGGCCGGCGAATGCGCGTGCGTGTCCGTCCACGGCTCGAACCGGCTCGGCACGAACTCGCTCCTCGACATCAACGTGTTCGGCAAGCGCGCCGGCAACAACGCCGTCGAGTACGTCCAGGGCGTCGACTTCACGCCACTGCCCGAGAACCCCGCCGGCTTCGTCTCCGGCCTCATCGAGCAGATGCGGAACTCCAACGGCACCGAGCGGATCTCCACGATCCGCAAGGAGCTGCAGGAGGAGATGGACCGTAACGCCCAGGTGTTCCGGACCGACGAGTCCCTCGCCGGCGTCACCGCCACCATCCACAACCTGCGCGAGCGGTACCAGAACATCGCCGTCCAGGACAAGGGCAAGCGCTTCAACACGGACCTCCTCGAGGCGATCGAGCTGGGCTTCCTGCTCGACCTCGCCGAGGTCGTCGTCTACTCCGCTCGCAACCGTCAGGAGAGCCGTGGCGGTCACATGCGCGACGACTACCCGAAGCGCGACGACGAGAACTACATGAAGCACACGATGGCGTACCTGTCCGGCGACCCGCACTCGTCCGACGCGGCCGACCACATCCGGCTCGACTGGAAGCCCGTGGTCATCACGCGGTACCAGCCGATGGAGAGGAAGTACTAG
- the corA gene encoding magnesium/cobalt transporter CorA, giving the protein MAGRNVLGIPIPSFGSKQAPPVPVGPPDAADLDGRNSIVNACIYRHGSRSSTLTSLEDTFRALHETPDGVAWIGLYRPDAGELGVLAAEFGLHPLAVEDAITAHQRPKIERYDDVLFVVLRAANYVDETETVEFGELHVFVGPNFVITLRHAESPDLSHVRARMEQEHELLAYGPQAILYAIIDAVVDGYGPVVAGLSNDIDEIEEQVFVGESQVSRRIYQLSREVIAFERATHPLSDVMLSLEQGSAKYGVADELQRGLRDVADHLTSVNQRIDAYRELLRDILTVNSTLVGQRQNEEMAKMTEASLKQGDEVKKISSWAAILFGPSLIAGIYGMNFTHMPELSWWFGYPMALALMATTSVILYKVFKRRNWL; this is encoded by the coding sequence ATGGCTGGACGCAACGTCCTCGGGATCCCGATCCCGTCCTTCGGCAGCAAGCAGGCTCCCCCGGTCCCCGTCGGTCCGCCGGACGCAGCGGACCTGGACGGCCGGAACAGCATCGTCAACGCCTGCATCTACCGCCACGGTTCCCGCAGCTCGACGCTCACCTCACTCGAGGACACCTTCCGCGCGCTCCATGAGACCCCGGACGGCGTCGCGTGGATCGGGCTCTACCGGCCCGACGCCGGCGAGCTCGGCGTCCTGGCTGCGGAGTTCGGTCTCCACCCGCTCGCCGTCGAGGACGCCATCACCGCGCACCAGCGGCCGAAGATCGAGCGGTACGACGACGTCCTGTTCGTCGTCCTCCGGGCCGCCAACTACGTCGACGAGACCGAGACCGTCGAGTTCGGCGAGCTGCACGTCTTCGTCGGTCCGAACTTCGTCATCACCCTCCGGCACGCCGAGTCCCCCGACCTGTCGCACGTCCGGGCGCGGATGGAGCAGGAGCACGAACTCCTCGCCTACGGTCCGCAGGCGATCCTGTACGCCATCATCGACGCCGTCGTCGACGGCTACGGTCCGGTGGTCGCCGGGCTCTCGAACGACATCGACGAGATCGAGGAGCAGGTATTCGTCGGCGAGTCCCAGGTGTCCCGCCGTATCTACCAACTCTCCCGCGAGGTCATCGCCTTCGAGCGGGCGACGCACCCGCTCAGCGACGTGATGCTGTCGCTCGAGCAGGGCAGCGCGAAGTACGGGGTCGCCGACGAACTGCAACGTGGCCTCCGCGACGTCGCCGACCACCTCACGAGCGTCAACCAGCGGATCGACGCCTACCGGGAGCTGTTGCGCGACATCCTGACCGTGAACAGCACCCTCGTCGGGCAACGCCAGAACGAGGAGATGGCGAAGATGACCGAGGCGAGCCTCAAGCAGGGCGACGAGGTGAAGAAGATCTCCTCCTGGGCCGCCATCCTGTTCGGCCCCAGTCTCATCGCGGGGATCTACGGCATGAACTTCACCCACATGCCGGAGTTGTCGTGGTGGTTCGGCTACCCGATGGCGCTCGCGCTCATGGCCACCACGAGCGTCATCCTCTACAAGGTGTTCAAGCGACGGAACTGGTTGTGA
- a CDS encoding ABC-F family ATP-binding cassette domain-containing protein produces MTQATPVHRRTASRFGRSIDIQQLRADGVTRSYGVRVVLRDVGLVVSAGDRLGLIGENGAGKSTLLRILAGIDEPDDGEAVRPVRTGILMQELELPEDTTVGELLEQALGEVRAVEQELETSAAALGETGSAGDGSAEQRYAAALDAAERADVWTADARLDAVVDGLGIAAIERSRRLGEVSGGQRSRFALAALLVARPTALLLDEPTNHLDDEAVAFLRGHLSEWPGPVLFASHDRAFLDEVATGLVDIDPSRPVPVGEASPVVEFGGPFSEYLDWKAAELDRWSARHEEEQAELRRLASAVHDVAPRINHDRGIRDNNRMAFGMRGDRVEQQISRRVRNAQLRLEVLEREQVRRPPRQLSFAGIPSGSTVLDEGEQLLDLADARVDGRLHLERLQLAPRSRVLVTGANGSGKSTLLAVLAGSLRLDAGTLLRRKGLRVGLLEQDVAFPDAERSPREVYDRALGEARAARTPLAGLGLLGLRDLDRPIGQLSVGQQRRLALALIIARPPHLFLLDEPTNHLSLTLATELEDALGDYPGAVVIASHDRWLRRRWSGDTLMLDRR; encoded by the coding sequence ATGACCCAAGCAACACCAGTCCACCGCCGCACCGCTTCGAGGTTCGGGCGATCCATCGACATCCAGCAGCTCCGCGCCGACGGCGTCACCCGCTCCTACGGCGTCCGCGTCGTGTTGCGCGACGTCGGCCTCGTCGTGTCGGCCGGGGATCGTCTCGGCCTGATCGGCGAGAACGGCGCGGGGAAGTCCACGCTGCTGCGCATCCTCGCCGGGATCGACGAGCCGGACGACGGCGAGGCCGTCCGCCCGGTGCGCACCGGCATCCTCATGCAGGAACTCGAGCTCCCGGAGGACACGACGGTCGGCGAGTTGCTGGAGCAGGCGCTCGGCGAGGTCCGCGCCGTCGAGCAGGAGCTCGAGACGTCGGCGGCGGCACTCGGTGAGACGGGTTCCGCCGGTGACGGTTCCGCCGAGCAGCGGTATGCCGCCGCGCTCGATGCGGCGGAACGCGCCGACGTCTGGACGGCGGACGCCCGGTTGGACGCGGTCGTCGACGGCCTCGGCATCGCCGCGATCGAACGGTCGCGACGACTCGGTGAGGTGAGCGGGGGACAGCGATCCCGCTTCGCCCTCGCCGCGCTCCTCGTCGCGAGACCGACCGCACTGCTGCTCGACGAGCCGACCAACCATCTGGACGACGAGGCGGTCGCGTTCCTCCGCGGCCACCTGTCGGAATGGCCGGGTCCGGTGCTCTTCGCGAGCCATGACCGCGCCTTCCTCGACGAGGTGGCGACGGGGCTCGTCGACATCGATCCGTCCCGCCCCGTCCCCGTCGGCGAGGCGTCACCCGTCGTGGAGTTCGGCGGGCCGTTCAGCGAGTACCTCGACTGGAAGGCAGCGGAACTCGATCGCTGGTCGGCGCGTCATGAAGAGGAGCAGGCCGAACTGCGCCGCCTCGCGTCCGCGGTGCACGACGTCGCCCCGCGGATCAACCACGATCGGGGCATCCGCGACAACAACCGCATGGCCTTCGGCATGCGCGGCGACCGCGTCGAGCAGCAGATCAGTCGGCGGGTGCGGAACGCGCAGCTCCGACTCGAGGTCCTCGAGCGCGAGCAGGTGCGGCGCCCGCCTCGCCAGCTCTCGTTCGCAGGGATCCCGAGCGGATCGACGGTCCTCGACGAGGGGGAGCAACTGCTCGACCTCGCCGACGCCCGCGTGGACGGCCGGCTGCACCTCGAACGCCTGCAGCTGGCGCCCCGGTCGCGGGTGCTGGTCACCGGGGCGAACGGCTCGGGGAAGTCGACGCTCCTGGCGGTGCTCGCCGGGTCGCTGCGCCTCGATGCGGGGACCCTTCTCCGACGGAAGGGGCTCCGCGTGGGGCTCCTCGAGCAGGACGTCGCGTTCCCGGATGCGGAGCGATCACCTCGGGAGGTCTACGACCGGGCGCTCGGCGAGGCCCGTGCAGCGCGCACCCCGCTCGCGGGTCTCGGGCTCCTGGGGCTTCGCGACCTCGACCGCCCGATCGGCCAGCTCTCCGTCGGGCAGCAGCGCCGTCTGGCCCTGGCGCTGATCATCGCGCGGCCTCCGCACCTGTTCCTCCTGGACGAGCCGACGAACCACCTGTCGCTCACGCTTGCGACGGAGCTCGAGGACGCCCTCGGCGACTATCCGGGCGCGGTCGTCATCGCGAGCCACGACCGATGGCTCCGTCGGCGCTGGAGCGGCGACACCCTGATGCTCGACCGCCGCTGA
- a CDS encoding BMP family protein, translating into MAISTRKAAAGAIAGVGLMALLAGCASAPSTGDGDSTGAASDFLPCMVSDAGGFTDKSFNQLGYEGLTEAAKELGVEPITVQSDKADDYKPNLQSLADQGCSLIVSVGFALSADTVDAALANPDVDYAIIDDAADNDFDGKVDAPNIKPILFDTVQAAFLAGYAAADYSKTGVVGTFGGQPFPSVQIFMDGFAEGVAYYNEQKGKSVQVVGWDVAAQTGSFTGGFEANDTAKQLARTLIDQNADVLLPVGGPIFLSAIAEIQETGKDIAMIGVDADLYETNSENKGLFLTSILKGMKAGVADTVTEAGGGKFDAAAYIGTLENEGVGLAPFHDFESKVSPTLADELDTIKAGIIDGSIKATSVSSPVK; encoded by the coding sequence TTGGCAATCTCAACTCGGAAGGCCGCTGCGGGCGCAATCGCCGGCGTCGGTCTCATGGCACTGCTCGCCGGCTGCGCATCGGCTCCCAGCACCGGCGACGGCGACTCGACCGGTGCCGCATCCGACTTCCTCCCGTGCATGGTCTCCGACGCCGGTGGCTTCACCGACAAGTCGTTCAACCAGCTCGGCTACGAGGGTCTGACCGAGGCGGCGAAGGAGCTCGGCGTCGAGCCGATCACCGTCCAGTCCGACAAGGCCGACGACTACAAGCCGAACCTGCAGAGCCTGGCCGACCAGGGCTGCTCGCTCATCGTCAGCGTCGGCTTCGCCCTCTCCGCCGACACGGTCGACGCGGCACTCGCGAACCCGGACGTCGACTACGCGATCATCGACGACGCGGCCGACAACGACTTCGACGGCAAGGTCGACGCCCCGAACATCAAGCCGATCCTGTTCGACACCGTCCAGGCCGCATTCCTCGCGGGCTACGCAGCGGCCGACTACTCGAAGACCGGCGTCGTCGGCACCTTCGGCGGCCAGCCCTTCCCGTCCGTCCAGATCTTCATGGACGGCTTCGCCGAGGGCGTCGCGTACTACAACGAGCAGAAGGGCAAGAGCGTCCAGGTCGTCGGTTGGGACGTCGCCGCTCAGACCGGTTCCTTCACCGGTGGCTTCGAGGCGAACGACACCGCCAAGCAGCTCGCCCGCACACTCATCGACCAGAACGCCGACGTGCTCCTTCCGGTCGGTGGCCCGATCTTCCTGAGCGCGATCGCCGAGATCCAGGAGACCGGTAAGGACATCGCCATGATCGGTGTCGACGCCGACCTGTACGAGACCAACTCCGAGAACAAGGGCCTGTTCCTGACCTCCATCCTCAAGGGCATGAAGGCCGGCGTCGCCGACACCGTGACCGAGGCCGGTGGCGGCAAGTTCGACGCAGCTGCGTACATCGGCACCCTCGAGAACGAGGGCGTCGGCCTCGCGCCGTTCCACGACTTCGAGTCCAAGGTCTCCCCGACCCTGGCCGACGAGCTCGACACGATCAAGGCTGGCATCATCGACGGTTCCATCAAGGCGACCTCGGTCTCCTCGCCCGTCAAGTAG
- a CDS encoding ABC transporter permease gives MSETSHTPPGTVQPVAPGEAKPDTTQPRSNKVLAEILNSSIVISILAVVLAMVVGAILIALTDPKVHTAAGYFFARPGDTIAAVWQSATGAYGALFQGSIYNFKRPDFLNGIRPLTETLTFATPLILAGLGVGLAFRVGMFNIGGRGQMLIAAACAGWVGFTLDLPPVVHLLVAIAAGIIGGAFWGGIVGVLKARTGAHEVIITIMLNYVAFYLITFMLSTQGLLQAPGSNVPKSAGMAENAVLPKLLGDRYNLHAGFLIAILAVVFVWWLFSRSSIGFRFRAVGENPNAARVAGIDVKNTYVYAMLLSGGLIGLAGVSQVLGTVTSGFDNGIDAGIGFDAITVALLGRSRPGGILIAGILFGALKAGGYSMQATQGVNVPIDIVLVLQALIVLFIAAPPLVRAIFFLPKPDGSTRRTRRSAKKEVSA, from the coding sequence ATGAGCGAGACGTCCCACACCCCGCCCGGAACGGTCCAGCCGGTGGCACCGGGTGAGGCGAAGCCCGACACGACCCAGCCGCGCTCGAACAAGGTGCTCGCCGAGATCCTCAACTCGAGCATCGTCATCTCGATCCTCGCCGTCGTCCTGGCGATGGTCGTCGGTGCGATCCTCATCGCGCTGACCGATCCGAAGGTCCACACCGCCGCCGGGTACTTCTTCGCACGCCCGGGCGACACGATCGCGGCGGTCTGGCAGTCGGCGACCGGTGCGTACGGCGCGCTCTTCCAGGGGTCGATCTACAACTTCAAGCGCCCCGACTTCCTGAACGGCATCCGCCCGCTGACGGAGACGCTGACCTTCGCGACCCCGCTGATCCTCGCCGGACTCGGTGTCGGCCTGGCGTTCCGGGTCGGCATGTTCAACATCGGTGGACGCGGTCAGATGCTCATCGCCGCCGCCTGCGCCGGATGGGTCGGCTTCACGCTCGACCTCCCGCCCGTGGTGCACCTGCTCGTCGCGATCGCCGCCGGCATCATCGGTGGCGCGTTCTGGGGCGGCATCGTCGGCGTCCTGAAGGCCCGCACCGGCGCGCACGAGGTGATCATCACGATCATGCTCAACTACGTCGCGTTCTACCTCATCACCTTCATGCTCTCCACGCAGGGGCTGCTGCAGGCTCCCGGGTCGAACGTGCCGAAGAGCGCGGGGATGGCGGAGAACGCCGTCCTGCCCAAGCTCCTCGGTGACCGCTACAACCTGCACGCCGGTTTCCTCATCGCGATCCTCGCGGTCGTGTTCGTGTGGTGGTTGTTCAGTCGTTCCTCGATCGGCTTCCGCTTCCGCGCGGTCGGTGAGAACCCGAACGCCGCGCGCGTCGCGGGTATCGACGTGAAGAACACCTACGTGTACGCCATGCTCCTGTCCGGCGGACTGATCGGTCTCGCCGGCGTCTCGCAGGTGCTCGGAACGGTGACCTCTGGGTTCGACAACGGCATCGACGCCGGCATCGGCTTCGACGCCATCACCGTCGCGCTCCTCGGACGCAGCCGGCCGGGCGGCATCCTCATCGCCGGCATCCTGTTCGGTGCACTGAAGGCCGGCGGGTACTCCATGCAGGCCACCCAGGGCGTCAACGTGCCGATCGACATCGTGCTCGTCCTCCAGGCACTCATCGTGCTGTTCATCGCGGCTCCGCCGCTCGTGCGGGCGATCTTCTTCCTGCCGAAGCCCGACGGTTCGACGCGCCGAACGCGTCGCTCCGCCAAGAAGGAGGTGTCCGCATGA
- a CDS encoding ABC transporter ATP-binding protein — MKLELRGITKRFGALTANDHIDLTVEPGEIHCLLGENGAGKSTLMNVLYGLYQADEGEILLDDVVQHFQGPGDAMGAGIGMVHQHFMLIPVFTVAENVMLGHEQTKGGGRLDVAAARKLVIDISERFGFSLDPDAIVGDLPVGVQQRVEIVKALSRNANVLVFDEPTAVLTPQETDELMAIMKQLKDEGTSIVFITHKLREVREVADRITVIRLGKVVGEASPTATNAELASLMVGRPVELTVHKEAPNLGDTTFTVHDLSVVDHLGQLVVNGVSFEVREGEVLAIAGVQGNGQTELTEAILGLQPHTKGSIKLDGVELVGSTPRKVLDAGVGFVPEDRSEDGLVKQFTIAENLMLDRSTGAPFVKGGNVQRGFRDEFAREKSQEFDVRSQGIESPAGSLSGGNQQKVVLARELSRELRLFVAAQPTRGIDVGSIEFVHKRIVATRDAGIPVIVVSTELDEVVALADRIAVMYRGGIVGIVPASTPREVLGLMMAGELPAGAAA, encoded by the coding sequence ATGAAGCTCGAGCTCCGCGGCATCACCAAACGGTTCGGCGCACTCACCGCCAACGACCACATCGACCTCACCGTCGAACCGGGGGAGATCCACTGTCTCCTCGGCGAGAACGGTGCCGGCAAGTCCACCCTCATGAACGTCCTGTACGGCCTGTATCAGGCCGACGAGGGCGAGATCCTCCTGGACGACGTCGTCCAACACTTCCAGGGCCCCGGCGACGCCATGGGCGCCGGCATCGGCATGGTGCACCAGCACTTCATGCTCATCCCCGTCTTCACCGTCGCCGAGAACGTCATGCTCGGCCACGAGCAGACCAAGGGCGGTGGCCGCCTCGACGTCGCAGCGGCCCGCAAGCTCGTCATCGACATCTCCGAGCGGTTCGGCTTCAGCCTCGACCCGGACGCCATCGTCGGCGACCTCCCGGTCGGAGTGCAGCAGCGCGTCGAGATCGTCAAGGCGCTCTCCCGCAACGCCAACGTCCTCGTCTTCGACGAGCCCACCGCCGTGCTCACCCCGCAGGAGACGGACGAGCTCATGGCGATCATGAAGCAGCTGAAGGACGAGGGCACGTCCATCGTCTTCATCACCCACAAGCTGCGCGAGGTCCGCGAAGTCGCCGACCGCATCACCGTCATCCGACTCGGCAAGGTCGTCGGCGAGGCCTCGCCCACCGCGACGAACGCCGAGCTGGCGTCCCTCATGGTCGGGCGTCCCGTCGAACTCACGGTCCACAAGGAGGCGCCGAACCTCGGCGACACCACCTTCACCGTGCACGACCTGTCCGTCGTCGACCACCTCGGCCAGCTCGTCGTCAACGGCGTCAGCTTCGAGGTGCGCGAGGGCGAGGTGCTCGCCATCGCCGGCGTCCAGGGGAACGGGCAGACCGAGCTCACCGAGGCGATCCTCGGGCTGCAGCCGCACACCAAGGGCAGCATCAAGCTCGACGGTGTCGAACTCGTCGGGTCCACCCCGCGCAAGGTGCTCGACGCCGGCGTCGGCTTCGTGCCGGAGGACCGATCCGAGGACGGGCTCGTCAAACAGTTCACCATCGCCGAGAACCTCATGCTGGACCGATCGACGGGTGCACCCTTCGTGAAGGGCGGCAACGTCCAGCGCGGATTCCGCGACGAGTTCGCCCGCGAGAAGTCGCAGGAGTTCGACGTCCGGTCGCAGGGCATCGAGTCGCCGGCCGGCTCCCTGTCGGGCGGCAACCAGCAGAAGGTCGTCCTCGCCCGTGAGCTCAGCCGTGAGCTGCGGCTGTTCGTCGCCGCACAGCCGACCCGCGGGATCGACGTCGGCTCGATCGAGTTCGTGCACAAGCGCATCGTCGCCACGCGCGACGCCGGCATCCCCGTCATCGTCGTGTCGACCGAGCTCGACGAGGTCGTCGCGCTCGCCGACCGCATCGCCGTCATGTACCGCGGCGGCATCGTCGGGATCGTCCCGGCATCGACCCCCAGAGAGGTCCTCGGCCTCATGATGGCCGGAGAACTCCCGGCAGGAGCAGCAGCATGA